In Xanthomonas sp. SI, the following are encoded in one genomic region:
- a CDS encoding phage tail protein: protein MAQFTVNAYRFDPYKNYKFRVRWDNKYVAGVSKVSALKRTTEVVKHREGGDPSSSRKSPGRTEFEAITLERGVTHDKEFEQWANKVWNYGAGLGAEASLKDFRKDLIIEVYNEAGQLAIAYRVYRCWVSEFQSLPDLDANANAVAIQHIKLENEGWERDLDVVEPAEPSYTEPA from the coding sequence ATGGCCCAGTTCACCGTCAATGCCTACCGCTTCGATCCGTACAAGAACTACAAGTTCCGGGTCCGCTGGGACAACAAGTACGTCGCCGGCGTCAGCAAGGTCAGCGCGCTCAAGCGCACCACCGAGGTGGTCAAGCACCGCGAGGGCGGCGACCCCAGCAGCAGCCGCAAATCGCCCGGGCGCACCGAGTTCGAGGCGATCACCCTGGAGCGCGGAGTGACCCACGACAAGGAATTCGAGCAGTGGGCGAACAAGGTATGGAACTACGGCGCCGGGCTGGGCGCGGAAGCCTCGCTGAAGGATTTCCGCAAGGACCTGATCATCGAGGTCTACAACGAGGCCGGACAGCTGGCGATCGCCTACCGCGTGTACCGCTGCTGGGTGTCCGAATTCCAGTCGCTGCCGGACCTGGACGCCAACGCCAACGCGGTGGCGATCCAGCACATCAAGCTGGAAAACGAGGGCTGGGAGCGCGACCTGGACGTGGTCGAGCCGGCCGAACCCAGCTACACCGAGCCGGCCTGA